The DNA region AGGTGACACAAAATGATCAGAATGTTAACTCAATAGGTCAAGTGCCTTTGCAACAAGGTACATTGACTATAGAGGCAACAGACAACACTTTGGTACAAACAGAATCTAGAGAAAGATTTGGTACTAATCAACGGCAATTACTCAAGAGAAACAGTCAACATCTTCaatctgatgatgatgaggaaGTGTTAGAAAGTTTAGCTGAGGATTTTGCTCCTGGAGAGGAAAACCACATGGAAGAAGTAGTTGAGCAAATGAAGGAAACAATTGATAAATGTTGTTTATCACCAAGAGGTACTCCCACAATAAAAAAGAAGTCTTTCAAAACATATCCACCTTCTACTCCTATTACTAGGGGCAGAGGGAAATCCAACAAACAAAACCAATCCTAATTATTCCGATGATTAGTACAATCATATGGAATATTAGGGGGGTAGAGTCAAAAGGTGCTTTTGACAGATTCATCAAACTCAAAAAAAGGCACAAAGTCAGCTTTGTTGCTTTACAAGAGCCTTTCTTACATAGTTCACAGTTGGAGAATTATAAAAGGAAACTGGGAATGCATGGAGCTTTGGCAAACTTCAATGGAAAGATCTGGTGCTTTTGGGACTCTAGTTACACTTGTACAGAGATTTTCAATCATAAGCAGCATCTTACTTTATCTATCCAACATATTAGCTCTCTTGAAGTTTGTTCGGTAACTATAGTGTATGCAAAATCTAAAtcaagaagaaggaagaaattatGGGAAAGTTTGGAACAGATGAATAGTCAATTTCAAGGGCCATGGtcaatttttggagattttaacTGTATCGTGAATGCCACAGAGAAAGAGGGGGGCAGACCTCACAGGCTGAGGAAGAGCTTAGATTTCATCAATTGTATGAATGAATGTGGTATATTGGATGTTGGGTATTCTGGTAATGACtttacatggacaaataacagaAGGAAGATGAAGAGGATTAGAGAGAGACTAGACAAAGTCTTTTATAATGATGAATGGTCTGCCACCTTTCCATTAATCAATGTAAGACATCTGCCTAGAACAGGCTCTGACCACAACATGCTCCTTATGACATGCTCTATAGAAGATGTTCCTCCCATCAAGTATTTTAAATTTTTGAGCTTCTGGACCGAGCAAAAAGATTTTCAGAAGATTGTGAAAGACTCATGGGATGAAGAGGTCATAGGTAATCCTATGTGGATTATGCAACAGAAACTAAAGACGCTTGCTAATTCCCTCAGCTACTGTTCTAGAAACACAATAGGAAATGTGTTTGATAAGACCAAAGAATTAGAAGAAAAAATTGAAGCCATGGAAGCAACTTATGGGGCGGATAATAGCGATGTCAACAGAACTAATTTGCACAACCTTTATGCTGAGCAAATTAGTTGGATGAAAATGCAGAACAATCTCCTTAAGCAGAAAGCTAGAGTGAAATGGGAGTTTGAAGGAGATAATAACACTAAATACTTCCACAGCACTATGAGGCAGAGGAGAAAAAGATCTTATCTGCACAgaataaaaaatgaagaaggtAATTGGGTCGAGGGGAATAAACATATCTCTGAAGCTGCTGTTTAGTACTTCAGGAACCTATTTACCCAACCTATCCAAAGTACTAACTACAGGATTTTGAACAAGCTTCAGAGTCATATTATTGCAAAAAATAACTCTTTCCTGGTTGCTTTGCCATCTGATGAAGAAGTAAAAGATGCAGTCATGGCTCTAAATCCTAACAGTGCAGCTGGCCCGAATGGGTTTAATGGGTGTTTTTATCAATCCTGTTGGAGCATAATAGCTGTAGATGTTGCAAATATGGTTCAAGATTTCTTTAGGGGCAAAAGAATGACTAAGTTTTATACCAGCACCTGCTTGGTACTAATTCCAAAAGTAGAAGCCCCTAGTTCTTTTTCCCAGCTTAGACCTATCAGTCTAAGTAATTTCTCCAACAAAATAGCGTCTAAAATTGTCACCATCAGATTATCCACTATGCTTCCTAAAATCATTTCAGAAACCAATCAGGTTTTATGAAAGGCAGACTAATAACTGAGAACATCCTGTTAACTCAGGAAATCGTCAGGGATATTAGCAAAAGGAATACGGGAGGCAATATGGTGATCAAATTAGTTATGACAAAGGCCTATGATAAGATATCATGGAATTTCCTAACAGCCACCATGAGAAAGTTGGGATTTTCAGAAGACTTCATTAACATTATATACAGGCTAGTGGCAGATGTTTGGTACTCCATTCTAATCAATGGCTCTAGACACGGTTTTTTTCACTCAACTAGGGGCCTAAAACAGGGTGATCCACTCTCACCATCTCTCTGTCATAGCCGCTGAAGCTCTTTCAAGTTCTCTTAATTGCCTACATGAAAAAGAAGGTTATGTGGGTTTTTCTATGAGTAAGAAAGGTCCTCAAGTTAACCATCTTTGCTATGCTGATGATATAGTCATTTTTTCCTCTTGTCAAAAGAGGTCAATGAACATGATTATGAAAAAGTTGCAACAATATGAACAGGCCTCGGGCCAGGAAATTAGCAAGGAAAAAAGTTTCTTTCTCACCCATACTCACACCTCTCAATCTATAAGGGATAAAATTCGGGTTACAAGCACCACCACTTTCCTTTCAAATATCTTGGTTGTCCTATATATTGTGGAAGGAAGAAGATTAGTTTCTTTGCAGACATGGCTACTAGACTTCTGCACAAAATTCAGGGGTGGCAGGGTAGGCTATTATCCGTGGGAGGAAGGGCTACACTGATTAAACATGTATTACAATCCCAGTCTTTGCATATAATGGCTGCAATTTCTCCTCCAAAAGCTATTCTAAAACAATTGAAAAAGcaattttcaaatttcttttgGAGGTATAATGACTCCAATAAAAAGTACCATTGGAGTGCTTGGAACAAGCTGTGTTTCCCAACTGCAGAGGGAGGCGCTGGTTTCTGAAGATTGGAAGATATAGCCAAGACCTTTACTGCTAAAACGTGGTGGAGGTTGAGGACTCATGATAATCTATGGTCCAAATTCATGACCAAAGAAGACATCTGGTAGCCAAGAAAAAACAATGTGCTGATTCTAATTGTTGGAGGGAGCTGATGGAGATTAGAA from Nicotiana tabacum cultivar K326 chromosome 24, ASM71507v2, whole genome shotgun sequence includes:
- the LOC142178345 gene encoding uncharacterized protein LOC142178345, giving the protein MISTIIWNIRGVESKGAFDRFIKLKKRHKVSFVALQEPFLHSSQLENYKRKLGMHGALANFNGKIWCFWDSSYTCTEIFNHKQHLTLSIQHISSLEVCSVTIVYAKSKSRRRKKLWESLEQMNSQFQGPWSIFGDFNCIVNATEKEGGRPHRLRKSLDFINCMNECGILDVGYSGNDFTWTNNRRKMKRIRERLDKVFYNDEWSATFPLINVRHLPRTGSDHNMLLMTCSIEDVPPIKYFKFLSFWTEQKDFQKIVKDSWDEEVIGNPMWIMQQKLKTLANSLSYCSRNTIGNVFDKTKELEEKIEAMEATYGADNSDVNRTNLHNLYAEQISWMKMQNNLLKQKARVKWEFEGDNNTKYFHSTMRQRRKRSYLHRIKNEEGNWVEGNKHISEAAV